Proteins from a genomic interval of Neisseria arctica:
- the pilC gene encoding PilC family type IV pilus tip adhesin, with the protein MKILSPPLALKPQVLFCCLAFCSFYQYSKAADSFAETPLHLQNQSTTSYNNYPKPKVMFLIDDSGSMAWIPGENRTPRYANEKSRLTIVQSALSAVLGQYQNNVQWGMQTLNKSTNPNANLSGYTTNYQTVTSLIQNIQPSGGTPTTSRYYEVSKIVRDATQYRCDKNFIVLLSDGDANGSWITNTWNSNGYGEYYPVSPYPYFPNNKVSDNYFGSRTGGSLKYSYTYLGNSRLSTEIWDTIFDRNDGLSWFSKTLATKDYKTTGVDATGKNWNGAPNDPKDSSGNSIFAKQLVQTFTVGFGSGISAAGKQYLQKGASKNEYYFAADNAESLTASFKNIFDTIANESIVNPVSAYGTVAPAVIGNAVPDMAALVQLDTGSWSSQLFFYDTDTSGNVNTSTAPKQPSYTNRRVIMNTGSANVWADQPNNISGLDNRFFDLSGGTPVDQDEWKSTLLPWTVRSSDDNLIKSNAASKKYTVPYRLRETTRRNLGDILDSPVLTIGPQTGGRQKFLVTSANDGMVHLFKSDNNTAATNPYDLKLSYIPAAMERDSNNGGSTLGKTLKELAHEEYGKNDQHPHRYMVNGGFVLRQTPEGNKSKGQQIFMAGALGQGGRGAYALNIGGINRTNGQPLALDTNQSTWLNDVPLFETPKGTNNTLGYTIGTPQIGRVSISRTNNTVDFEKNIRYATFLASGYRSRNAATDNNETALYVYDTLGQEASSGTKANDSVPGKLLAKINVPNGKGGLSSPTLVDIDFDGIIDIAYAGDYGGNMYRFDLRNATPSEWNVTRIYEGSPTQPIVAAPAVSRRSQGNYVVIFGTGSDIYSSDLSNTAQQAVYGIFDDVSTYPATDITEVAKYSDDTSKIQVQTITTAQQNNADYRFLSNNPVNDTHKGWKIALPETGERVVIKPTMILRTAMISTRIYKTGPSISSNSGSMDVCQPTTTSVSTQSASWIMGINAATGGALTSKDARLDFRFIQKDAKSGIEYYANGLRQNGILSFSYIDMAKAQKGLAVTDDGDSGGSGTDLELGERSKIPKNSCFTGNATRFISGLTSKQENSSDAPETSTLGISGPLCSAKIKRLSWREIF; encoded by the coding sequence ATGAAAATCCTATCTCCCCCTCTTGCACTCAAGCCGCAAGTTCTTTTCTGCTGCTTAGCTTTCTGTTCATTCTACCAATATAGTAAAGCCGCAGATTCATTTGCAGAAACTCCGTTACATCTACAAAATCAAAGTACGACCAGCTATAACAACTACCCAAAGCCTAAAGTCATGTTCTTAATTGATGACTCAGGCAGTATGGCGTGGATTCCAGGTGAAAATCGAACCCCTAGGTATGCAAACGAAAAGTCTCGCCTAACTATTGTTCAATCAGCCTTGTCTGCTGTATTAGGCCAATATCAAAATAATGTACAGTGGGGAATGCAAACACTTAATAAAAGCACGAACCCAAATGCAAACTTAAGTGGGTATACGACTAATTACCAAACGGTAACCTCTCTTATTCAAAATATCCAGCCTTCTGGAGGAACACCCACAACATCACGTTATTACGAAGTATCAAAAATTGTACGAGATGCTACCCAATATCGTTGCGACAAAAACTTTATTGTTTTGCTATCTGATGGTGATGCAAATGGTAGTTGGATCACAAACACTTGGAATTCCAATGGCTATGGGGAATATTATCCAGTCTCTCCTTATCCTTACTTTCCAAACAATAAAGTTAGCGATAACTATTTTGGTTCAAGGACAGGCGGTAGCCTCAAATATAGCTATACATATTTAGGTAATTCAAGATTAAGCACGGAAATCTGGGATACTATTTTTGACCGTAATGATGGCTTAAGCTGGTTTAGCAAGACATTAGCTACCAAGGATTACAAGACTACCGGCGTAGATGCCACAGGGAAAAACTGGAACGGGGCTCCGAATGACCCCAAAGATAGCTCCGGGAATAGTATTTTTGCCAAACAACTTGTTCAAACTTTTACGGTTGGCTTTGGTTCAGGCATTAGTGCCGCCGGTAAGCAATATCTGCAAAAAGGTGCCAGCAAAAATGAATACTATTTTGCAGCGGACAATGCCGAAAGTTTAACGGCCTCTTTCAAAAACATTTTTGACACCATTGCCAACGAAAGTATTGTTAACCCAGTATCCGCTTATGGCACAGTGGCACCGGCGGTTATTGGTAATGCCGTACCCGATATGGCAGCTTTAGTGCAACTTGATACTGGTTCTTGGAGTAGCCAACTGTTCTTTTATGATACTGATACATCCGGAAACGTCAATACGAGTACAGCACCTAAACAACCGTCTTACACCAACCGCCGTGTCATCATGAACACGGGTTCAGCTAATGTTTGGGCGGACCAACCCAATAACATATCTGGCCTAGATAACCGCTTTTTCGATCTCTCCGGTGGCACGCCCGTAGATCAAGATGAATGGAAATCAACCCTACTCCCTTGGACAGTTCGCAGTAGCGATGACAACCTTATTAAATCCAATGCTGCATCAAAAAAATATACTGTTCCTTACCGCTTACGGGAAACTACCCGTCGTAATTTAGGGGATATTCTTGATAGCCCCGTATTAACCATCGGCCCTCAAACAGGCGGACGGCAGAAATTTTTAGTTACCTCTGCCAATGATGGTATGGTACACCTGTTTAAAAGTGATAATAATACAGCCGCCACTAATCCGTACGACTTAAAACTCAGTTATATCCCCGCAGCAATGGAGCGCGATAGCAACAATGGAGGTAGCACCTTAGGCAAAACATTAAAAGAGCTGGCACATGAAGAATATGGTAAAAATGACCAGCACCCACACCGTTATATGGTTAACGGCGGTTTTGTATTACGCCAAACTCCCGAAGGCAACAAATCCAAGGGGCAACAAATCTTTATGGCTGGTGCTTTGGGACAAGGCGGTCGCGGTGCATATGCCTTAAATATAGGTGGTATAAACCGAACCAATGGCCAACCTCTTGCATTAGATACAAATCAAAGTACATGGCTAAACGATGTACCCTTATTTGAAACCCCTAAAGGTACAAATAATACCTTGGGTTATACCATTGGTACACCACAAATTGGTCGCGTATCAATTTCACGTACAAACAATACCGTAGACTTTGAAAAAAATATACGTTATGCAACCTTCTTAGCCAGCGGCTACCGAAGTAGGAATGCTGCAACTGATAATAATGAAACCGCACTATACGTATACGACACCTTAGGACAAGAGGCATCAAGCGGTACAAAAGCCAATGATAGTGTACCCGGTAAGTTGTTAGCGAAAATCAATGTGCCAAATGGCAAAGGTGGTTTATCTTCTCCAACTCTGGTAGACATTGATTTCGACGGTATTATTGATATTGCCTATGCAGGTGACTACGGTGGCAATATGTATCGGTTTGACCTACGCAATGCTACACCTAGCGAATGGAATGTAACCCGTATTTATGAGGGGTCCCCCACTCAACCGATTGTTGCTGCACCAGCCGTATCACGCCGCTCACAAGGCAACTATGTCGTTATTTTCGGAACTGGTAGCGATATATACAGTAGTGACTTAAGCAATACGGCACAGCAAGCGGTATATGGTATTTTTGATGATGTCAGTACTTACCCCGCTACTGACATCACAGAAGTGGCTAAATATTCAGATGACACTTCAAAAATCCAAGTTCAAACCATTACAACTGCACAACAAAATAATGCAGACTACCGCTTCCTGAGCAATAATCCGGTTAATGATACCCATAAAGGTTGGAAAATAGCGTTGCCTGAAACTGGGGAACGAGTAGTAATAAAACCAACTATGATTTTGCGGACTGCCATGATCAGCACGCGTATCTATAAAACTGGACCATCTATTTCTTCGAATAGCGGCTCGATGGATGTTTGCCAACCTACAACCACGTCGGTTTCTACACAAAGTGCAAGCTGGATTATGGGTATCAATGCTGCTACTGGTGGTGCACTTACTTCTAAAGATGCCCGCTTGGATTTCCGCTTCATCCAAAAAGATGCTAAAAGCGGTATCGAATATTATGCCAACGGTCTTCGTCAAAATGGTATTCTGAGCTTCAGCTATATTGATATGGCTAAAGCACAAAAAGGATTAGCTGTAACCGATGATGGAGATAGCGGCGGTAGTGGCACTGATTTGGAACTGGGCGAACGTTCAAAAATACCTAAAAACTCCTGCTTTACCGGTAATGCCACCCGTTTCATTAGTGGCCTAACAAGTAAACAAGAAAACTCTTCCGATGCTCCGGAAACCTCTACTCTCGGTATCAGCGGTCCCCTTTGCAGTGCAAAAATTAAACGCTTAAGCTGGAGGGAAATTTTTTAA
- the speA gene encoding arginine decarboxylase has protein sequence MTWTAADSAGLYGIRHWGDRYFSVSEDGKVMVRPNDNSEVEVSLYDLVGSLSVRGQDLPMLFRFPDILQDRVARLCAAFNRSIRKNEYTGTYTAIYPIKVNQQESVVKNIIVPKDDQVSIGLEAGSKPELMIVLAFAPKGGVVVCNGYKDRDFIRLALMGQRLGHQVFIVIEKESEVDLVIEESKNLGIKANLGLRVRLSSLASSKWADTGGDKGKFGLSAAQLISAVEKLNQAGLADTVKLMHFHMGSQISNIADYRMGFKEAVRYFAELRALGLSIEYVDVGGGLGVDYDGTHSRNASSINYDMGEYSHVIVSMLAEYCNEAGIPHPHIFSESGRAMTAHHAVLVMNVTDVESLPDQIPVIDDEENLSFATKKLIGYLDITDSEMVTETYYRISHYLTEVTEQYLEGKVSLKEKALAEQLHSVLCRRLKSQLQASQRSQRQVYDDLTDKLADKYFCNFSVFQSLPDTWAIGQVLPIMPIHRLDEKPLRRAVLQDLTCDSDGKVSQYVDQQSIESSMPVHKLKDGEPYLLGVFMVGAYQEILGDMHNLFGDTDSVNVYVRDNGQVEFGGMEEHDTIEDMLRYVHLSPEEVLNRIEEKSRLAGLNKVEHNRYFAEFCRGLKQSSYLSLEESL, from the coding sequence ATGACTTGGACAGCAGCAGACAGTGCAGGTTTGTATGGAATCCGTCACTGGGGGGATCGTTATTTTTCTGTAAGTGAAGACGGAAAAGTAATGGTTCGACCAAATGACAATAGTGAGGTAGAAGTAAGCTTGTATGATTTGGTAGGTAGTCTGAGTGTCCGTGGGCAGGACTTACCAATGTTGTTTCGCTTTCCTGATATTTTGCAAGATCGTGTAGCACGTTTGTGTGCAGCTTTTAATCGTTCTATCCGTAAAAATGAATATACAGGTACTTATACTGCTATTTATCCAATTAAGGTAAATCAACAAGAATCGGTAGTTAAGAACATTATCGTTCCAAAGGATGATCAAGTTTCGATAGGTTTAGAGGCGGGTTCGAAGCCTGAATTGATGATTGTGCTGGCTTTTGCACCTAAAGGCGGAGTGGTTGTTTGTAACGGCTACAAAGATCGTGATTTTATTCGATTGGCATTAATGGGGCAGCGCTTGGGTCACCAAGTGTTTATTGTTATTGAAAAAGAGTCTGAAGTAGATTTGGTCATCGAAGAGTCTAAGAACTTGGGTATCAAAGCAAATTTAGGTCTAAGAGTACGGTTGTCATCATTAGCATCCAGTAAATGGGCCGATACTGGTGGTGATAAGGGGAAATTCGGACTTTCTGCAGCTCAATTGATTTCCGCAGTTGAGAAATTAAATCAAGCAGGTTTAGCGGATACGGTTAAATTAATGCATTTCCATATGGGATCGCAAATTTCCAATATTGCTGATTATCGGATGGGATTTAAGGAGGCTGTACGTTATTTTGCTGAACTGCGTGCTTTGGGTTTGTCTATCGAATATGTTGATGTTGGTGGGGGGCTAGGTGTTGATTACGATGGTACGCATTCACGTAATGCCAGCTCGATCAATTATGATATGGGCGAATATTCTCATGTAATTGTTTCTATGTTGGCCGAATATTGTAATGAGGCAGGGATTCCTCACCCACATATTTTTTCAGAATCTGGACGTGCAATGACAGCTCATCACGCTGTTTTAGTGATGAATGTAACGGATGTTGAAAGCTTGCCTGATCAAATTCCGGTAATCGATGATGAAGAGAATTTGTCTTTTGCTACTAAAAAATTGATTGGCTATTTGGATATCACTGACAGTGAAATGGTAACTGAAACCTATTATCGTATTAGCCATTATCTGACTGAGGTAACAGAGCAATATCTTGAAGGTAAAGTTTCACTGAAAGAGAAAGCTTTAGCCGAGCAGCTACATTCTGTGTTATGCCGCCGTCTGAAGAGTCAGCTCCAAGCTAGCCAACGTTCTCAGAGGCAAGTATATGATGATTTAACTGATAAGTTAGCAGATAAATATTTCTGTAATTTTTCAGTATTTCAAAGCTTACCTGATACCTGGGCCATTGGCCAAGTTTTACCAATTATGCCTATCCACAGATTGGACGAAAAACCATTAAGAAGAGCTGTTCTCCAAGATTTGACTTGTGATTCAGATGGCAAAGTTAGCCAGTATGTTGATCAGCAGAGTATTGAGTCCAGTATGCCTGTTCACAAACTTAAAGATGGTGAGCCTTACCTTTTAGGGGTGTTCATGGTAGGAGCATATCAGGAAATTTTAGGAGATATGCATAATCTGTTTGGCGATACTGATTCGGTAAATGTGTATGTACGCGATAATGGGCAAGTTGAATTTGGCGGTATGGAGGAGCATGATACTATTGAAGATATGTTGCGTTATGTACATTTGTCTCCGGAGGAAGTGTTGAACCGGATTGAGGAAAAGTCACGCTTGGCGGGTTTGAATAAAGTGGAACATAACCGTTATTTTGCAGAGTTTTGCCGTGGTTTGAAACAAAGTTCGTATTTAAGTTTGGAAGAATCTTTGTAG